DNA from Helicoverpa zea isolate HzStark_Cry1AcR chromosome 5, ilHelZeax1.1, whole genome shotgun sequence:
GCAGGCCCAGGTCGCGCTCGAAGGAGTGCAGCTGGCGCATGAAGTGGAAGTTGGGCGCGATGTCGGTCTTGCGCGAGCGCACGAGCTCGAAGGCGTCGCGCAGACACAGGCGGTGGCGCTGCATGAGGTAGGCCAGCGTGACGGTGACGGACCGCGACACGCCGGCCACGCAGTGCACCAGCACGCCGCAGCGCGCAGACATCGCCTCCTCTGCGGACAACCACACTCGTCAGTACGAGCGATCCAACATCGCTTTCGCTTACCGTTCGCCGAGAAACCTTCCGCTTCTCACCTCTCGGTCATGGCACAAATAATTTAACCCTAGAGTCTGTTTATAGAAGATTGTTACCAATAAATCTTATGGCCTGTGGAAAATGTACGGAGAGGTTTTGACTCCAGTGATCAGCGATGGGTATCTTCAAGTAATTGATTCCGCAGCCCTCCGCTTCAAAGGTGTTGGGCAGGTCTGGGGTCACGTTCAGCACATACTGGAAACACAAACATTACCgttactttattatttagccgcattttattattttttttattatttagcagaAGCTGACTAAGTCAAGGTAAGGCTCGATCTGTGTGTCCATCTACCTATGTCTTAATTCTGAGGCACCATTATGACGTACATTTAGTCTGACACGGGGAAAGTATTGCTCGAGTAAGGTGGTAGGTAAATTTACCGTGATGGGTACTATGGCCATGCGCACAACGTCATAACCCAATTTGCTTGTAAAGTCACTCTTATTTCGTCtttttatatactctccctataaACTCACTTATATATACTGCCGCTATCTACTccttatatgctctcttatgtagtactcctatgtactctcccactCCCTTATTAACTCTCTTCATAATACTCACCCATGTACGTGAATATCATGTATGTAAATTTTCAGCCATATCGGATGGATGTCGAGAACTTTTTAGAGGACTGGATGCGACCCTGCTTAGTTGTGATATAAAGGTACACACCTTAATGTTATGCCTGGCGAGCGCGTCGCAGTCCTCGCTGTTGGTGGAGTTGCCGAGGTACAGGTTGGGCAGGATCTCGATGGGGAAGTCCTGCGGCGCGTGGCCGTGCGCGTCCTCGCACTCCGAGGACGAGCCCGACGACAGCGCCTCCTCGCAGCCCGACCCTGAGATGCGCAGCGATCTGAAACGTACCACCCTTCATGTTATTACACCATCAAACTTTTCCCACTGCGCTCTTCAACTGTTTTGCCCAACGACAACAACGAAACCGATTGACATTGAGATAACTGAAGCATTACAGATTCGCGATATCCTCcacattgtaatattatttgtgGCTGAACACTATTGTGTAGTTTGCTAACAATGCCTCGTGTATTGTGACAAAAGTTTTGTGCAATACAATCTAACCgtgtattaaaattaagtagatgctcgttttttattcatttattattaattttacaaacatTGTGTACATGGAGAACTAGTTAACGGCGTGTGCATGGACCACATCCTACCATAAAGCGTATAAAACTTAGATAGAAGTTAAACTTCATCAgttctgaaaaataatatttcatggtTAAAGATTTATctatataaatacattattatgaCGGCATAATTGCTTTGAACGTAAGtgactaaaaataatatctattacGTAAACAAAACAAGGGTAGCCGTGGGTAGCCCTTGTCCCTCGAGAAACACTCCTGTCCCGCACCCAATTATCGCTATAATTAGCGTTAATCATAAACAAAGCGTTTCCATTAAAGTGAATACAGTTTAAAACATTTTAGCATAGAAGAAATGATGAGCTGTTGCGAATGTATATAATACAAGTGAATGGGTGTCGTGCCCTTCATCAGTTTCATTAATCTTCAGTAAAACTAACTGATATCGACCTTCAGGAGTGCGGTATAAGCATAGTGTTGTTATAGGTTGGTGGTGGCGCATCCAAGCGAGCGTTGGTGGCTGTATGTGTGGGCtcagggcggcggcggcgcggggcggtATCGATCGCGAGGCTGCTCAATGGGGGAGGAGGCTCCGGGGTTCACCATTCACCTGCCCCCGCGGCTCAATGGCCGCCCACGCAGTGCCGCGTCCTTACTCTCACCCCCCGGCCCCCGCCTGCCGCACCTCGCAAACCCCGCACCCCGTGCCCGCGGCTCCAACGCGTCTCCTCCCACGCGACATTTTTCCAAATTCGCCCTCTGAATCGTCTCGCCGCCATTCAGTTTGCTGTTTTGAAAGCAATCAAATTAGGCGAATGTGCGCCCGTCGCCGTTGCCTCGTACATCGCACTGTTGATAGCCTGCCACCTACGCTACAATGCCAGATTCGCAGAGATATCACCGGCTTTATTGCCATATCAAGAAGTTATTGTCCTTCAAATCGCTCTTGCTCTCTAATTTCTACGTCATAATATCTGAAGGTCAATAAAATCTACGCAGATTTTGCCTTTTTTGTTACTCTTACTTAACATTGAAAGAGAATAATAACCGTAAACACAAAACTATGAATGAAAGCCAAATCCAACTTTTGTCTACAAACCGAAACCGCTTTGCTTGAAGCTATAAAAAGAATTAAGAACTCATAACTAATCAACTCACAATACAAGCAGACatgtcaattttttttggtTAGACAAGTCCAGAAAGAATGTGAGGGTTCCAGTCGTCGAAACAATACAGTGTTTTTGCGTTTGGACCTCGTTTGAGGAATGCGGGCTACGCGACCACTC
Protein-coding regions in this window:
- the LOC124630188 gene encoding dual specificity protein phosphatase Mpk3-like isoform X2, whose product is MPTDSECECDLVSKEWLLAKLRSDERDTVLIDCRGSNEYAISHIRSAVNFSIPSIMLRRLAAGKIELVSTVQCKELKARISHCSTRGIFVLYGEGVPRDPDSVHGILLRRLKQDGVQVVCLEGDFEEFRRAYPEWCSEAGAQHVPHLPLMGLRSLRISGSGCEEALSSGSSSECEDAHGHAPQDFPIEILPNLYLGNSTNSEDCDALARHNIKYVLNVTPDLPNTFEAEGCGINYLKIPIADHWSQNLSVHFPQAIRFIEEAMSARCGVLVHCVAGVSRSVTVTLAYLMQRHRLCLRDAFELVRSRKTDIAPNFHFMRQLHSFERDLGLHEHSASLSAAGAGRA